AAGCCTTTCTATCTCTCctcaccaaaaagaaaaaacatcatAGAGGGAGAGAATTTCAGACACTTCATCAAACCTTGTTTTAGTCATCAAAACAACCTCTATTCTTATGGAAATACATCAACACCAAAATCACACAGAAAACATATCATCATTACCACCAACAAACCCTGCTTCACCATCCTCTTCACCTTCTCATGagttttccttcacaatctcacTCCACCCTTCAATCCCTGAGAATTCATCAAAAGCTCCACATAATTCCCTTGCAGTTGATTTATCTCCTGCTGATGACATTTTCTTTCATGGCCACTTGCTACCCCTCCACCTCCTATCTCAATTCCCTTCATCCCCTCGCTTTTCCACCAATTCCTTGGACAGCTTCACTCTCCCTATTCGAGAAGATAAAAAACTCAGGAAAGATAGTAGCAGCTGCAACACCAGCAACAGAGAAGAACAGAGCATCATAGGAAtaacaaaggaagaaaacagGGCCAAGAATAGTTTTTCCTTGTTTGGATTAACAAAAGGGAGAAAAGGGTGTCAAATTAAGGACAAAGAAGACAAAGAAAATCACAAGAGGAAGCTGGGGAATGAAGTGATGCATGCAGTGAAGAGGTACTTAAGAATGGTTCTTTTCAgagggagaagagagaagattCCATTTCATGGACAAGCTTATTCTCATTCAGGGAATTTAATGAGGAGGAGTAAGCCTGAAGTGAGGGGAAGAAGAGGAGAGTGTTCAGCACCAGCTTCCATGAGGGCTTCTCCAACAAACAGTGGTCTTCTTCTTGCAACCACCACTCTTCCTCCTGCTAGTGACAGCACCATGGAAGAGTTGCAAGCAGCAATTCAAGCTGCAATTGCTCACTGCAAAAACTCTAGTGCAAAAGAAGAGAAGCTCAGTTGCTGATAGATAAAATACTAGgtgatttttttgttcctaGTTGTACTTACTGTCATAGTTTTTAGTGATGTTCAATCTATGTCTGGAAATTTACCATGGTTGCACTTGATTACTTAATATGTAAATTGTCAAATTTGGTGttacaatatatattaaatattggTTAGAAGACTAGAAATATATTTGTTTACACGTGAAAATTACACATGTAACGCGTAAATAAATGATCCAACAAAGAATTTGAGACTTGGATTAGGTTCACCGTGGGTTCTTAGGTTCGGTGGTTTATAAGTAATGGCAAAATGTGAGTGTGTGGTAAGTGCGATAATGAAATGTTTagcaagtgaaaaaaaaaaacacaaaagttAACCGGTAATAACTTGAAAAATCTAAGTTCCAATGGCAATGAATCAAACACTCAGTTTGCATAGAAAGTTCAACGTTGTGATGATATTAAGGTTGGAAAGAATTAAAACTTTACAAGAAATAGTAAAAATTAAGGAAAATGTTgcaatttgattaaaaatgaaAGCTGAAAAAATGTGGAACGAGATCTCTTTACATGAATTATGTGTGGTCATGTGTAGTATAAGGTAGACGCAGACTTTTAGGATGTTCAGTATTAGATATCCAACTATTTTCCCGTTGTACAAGGTCATATGACATTCAAAACTCTTTAGAGTGTTTAGGCTGCTTACATCATAATTGCAAATCTAATTctatggaaagaaaatgaaactgcTTAATCTAAGCGGTTCATTCGGTATCATTATGAAGTTCTCATCCCTTCGAATCCTTTAACCCATCATCAATTGCTTCTCACACTCTCATGTCTTGAAATTGCTAAGAACATGGGTGTGTGACCCTTGGTGCTTTGCAATCGTGATATCGTGCTATGAGCTCAGTCTTGTCTTCAAACTCTTTGCTTGTTCTTCTATGCCAAATTTTCTTCTCAACTTGTTTCTCTTTTAAATCTTTTATTTCGAATTCATATTTTCATACTAGCTGAGATTCTTTAAGGTTTGGGAAAAATATTGTCTAAGTCTAGATTTTGCTTATTTCTTTAACTAGGCCCTTCTTGAATTGTCATTTATCATGGACGCATCTGACCTCATCCTTAATTCTTTTCAGCATTTCACAATGATTTGTCCTAACTTAGCTAGATCTGGCCTTCATCTTGGCCTAGGCTTTGTATGATACAATGTGGATTGGAATTTATATTGATCAAAGTGGAATGTAATACTCTCCCTATGAGTCTTATGATTCGATGTCATCCTTGATTCTTCTTGAAACTTAACTCCGAAATAGCCATTCTATTATTTTCTCTTCTCACTAACAagcattttcttttcctttctcgaatttgaaattttaatattaaccGTACTTTTACAAACAATACATTTAGATgttaattatataataaaagtGATGGTCGAGTCTCAAGATCCTAAGCCCAGTTACTTAAGTTCATTAAGCTAAACACTTAGGACTTTGAGATATGTGTAATGGTGAATTCTAAGACCCCAAACTCGATTGGGCATCCAAACCTAGCATGTTTGATAAGTTTCCCAAACCTAATAAGAAGGTCGACTCAAAGATGGAATTCACAAAGTCAAAGGATAAGTTGAAACGTATCATCGCTTTAATAACACCATAAATATAATCGTCGTCATTTAGTACACCACGATTAAAGCCCTCATAATAACCACCCACAACTGTTATAACCTCCCCAAGTGAGCAGACATCTTCGTTCCAATACAGATTTTAGTACCTAGGCTGAGCACTTCCGACATGGACCAAATTCTCCAGAGTTTGGAGAGAATAATAAGTATGGATAATATATTGAATACATTTGCAACTAAGGTGCagatatattatattttataagaaAATGGGCATGGGAGATTGTGCTGACACGTGACATTCAAAATGGGCAGCTGAAAAAGCAATATAAGATCAATAATTTGTGTCTTCTAGCTCAACTTGTGTAGCATCTCGTAGATACTAATTCTGAAAACTCAAGCAAGCAGTACTTATGTTCACATGAGATGATGAAAACAACTTTCATTTACCATCACGTATAGTAGTGTGATAAATAAGGGATTTGGTTCACCTCACACaaattttcataaagtaatgtGAATAAAAAATCAATTGTCAAGTCTCTCTCTTGAGTAAACAATCCATATCCCTCTGTAATGGTCTAAATAACATGCCTGACATCACTAACTTACTGCTTAGATAAACTTCTCTTtaattagaatcaattctaactcttGAAGTTATTTACAAAAACTTCTCTCATAATTAACTTCAGCTTCAGAATCCATTACATAATGATGTACAGACATCAGACATGCACGAATGAGGTCTAAGAATATACCTATTTAATGAAACTAATAAATATAGTTCTCCTTTAATAGTATAAGGTACTGATCTATATAGGAATTCTCAGTACTGACATACCAATGATAAGCATATGCGCGCAGCTAGAGACGCATCAGAATTTTTCAACTCTTAAATTGATTGCCTTTGTTTTCTCTGACATTCATTCTCCTTGCAGATCCAGAGTGGAGCGTTTGTTTTTCTGATATTCTttgattctttcttctttcatttttttctctgCGTGGTTATTTTTGTTCAAATTTTCCttcaaaataatataaaatatttggaCCGGACATACTAGATTCCCTTGCCAAATAGTAAGTTTAGCCCTGTCACAATCGTATTTGCATTCATGGAAGACTATTCATGGACCAATGAAGGGTAAGTTTACAACTGTCAGTGACATATACTTACGTAAAGGGTGGGAACATGTTTTTTACATGCTTAACAGATTGGAAAGCTCAATCTACACCATCCAAAGCATATAAGCAGGGTAAGGAAAATCACACAATTATatgatttcaatttcaattttaggTAGTCAAGATACACTTGTTGACATGTAGgagtgataattttttttttaggcaaatgttaattgttCGTAAATTAGAATAAATTATCTCTCATTAAGGTTTGAATTTTACCCATTTACCTGTAATTACTTTAGTTCAATTATGTGAGCTACCCACCCCTATATGTAggaatgataataataataatactaagaGTAATTAAACGTAGACATCTTTTTATCAAAAAACTCTAAAACAAAGGAGGTCAAATgtgaaattaatattatatgttGCTTTGTCTTAAGATTTCAAAATGAACATGTCATCTATAGAGAATAGAGAATGAGAGCTCATTTATATAATCATGGTTTCTTTAATGGTCATCACTAAGGAAGAGAAGATTGTGCAATTACATTCATACAAGAAGAGAATTAAAGAATTATAATTATATGGCGGTAACGGAATTGGGGGAGTCTAATATAATGAGGGTGTGGGCGAATGAATATAAATAACCTTCCTATGGGATCGATGTGCGATGTCTTGACGACAAAAGTCTTGCAATCTATCTAAGAGTGATTGACTTGGGTATTTGTGTTTTCTCTCCTTACTTGGTCGAGTTTGCTTGTCTTACCTGATTGGCCATATAACCCATAACCGTCCAACAACCAAAATGCAAAGATCGCACAATCAAtctatctttctcttcttaTCACTTTCACTATATTTCACATTAATTACTTTTCCTTCTTCTCTACATTTCTAATCACTCAAATGTTTGATCAATCGATGTGTATACTATGCATATAAGTAAGTATCATTTTGTTAATAAGAATGATAATGAAATTAAAGGATGGTGGTGATTGGATAGGGATGGCATGACTAGAGAACAAATTGTGGGAAGGCCAAAAAGTTCCAAGTACAACAATTATATGCTGGCCAATGGGCCACATGTAGTGCACACAGAATACATAATATTCCAAACGGGTAATTATCAGGATTTGACGGCTGGTGATGAAAGTCATGAAGATCATAGTAGCAATTAATGATAAACATAATGATTAGCTATTAGATATGGGCAAAAGTATATATGGTCATGAACTGTTTTCTTCTTTGAAAAAGGACCACCAACCATCTTCAATCGCTGTTGTACTATGAGTCCTATTGGAACAAAATCTCATTTCATATGAGAAAGTATGTGAAATATTACCTTCGACCATTCCACTAAAGTTGGATAACACAACACAGGCCACAGAATAACCGTTAATGTATCTGGTAGGTTAAGACTTTGAGAAtaagctctgcctccacggctTCATTTCTATTCCATATATTTACCTCTCATATCACAACAGGGTAATTTCAATATATAGTTGTGTTTGATTGGATGTATTTATAAAGTGATTTCTAAGTTATTGGCTGCTCGCCTAAAACTTGTTCTTGGAAAAGTTATTGATGATCGACAGTTTGCTTTCCTTGGTAGTAGGAATATGTTGGATAGTGTGGTGGTAGTAAATGAGGTTCTGCATGAAGCGCGAACCCGGAAGAAGCCAACTATTATCTTCAAAGTGGATTATGAGAAGGCTTATGATTCTGTTCAGTGGGAATTTTTGTTTTATATGATGAGAAGAATGAAATTTGACGAGAGGTGGATTGGGTGGATTAAAAGTTGTCTTGAATCTGCTTCTGTTTCTGTTTTGGTTAATGGCAGCCCATGTAGTGAGTTTAAAATGGAGAAGGGACTAAGGCAAGGTGATTCACTTGCCCCTTTTCTATTTCTAATTGTTGCTGAAGGATTAAATGGGTTGTTTTTAAATGCGGTCAAATTGAGAAAATTTAGAGGATTCAAGGTAGCGGGTCAAGAATCTGTGGAGGTATCTTTATTACAATTTGCAGATGATACGATATTTCTGGGGGAAGCCAGTTTGCAGAATACAGTGACCATTAAATGTGTGTTACGGTGCTTTGAGCTAATTTCTGGTTTGAAAGTTAATTTTAACAAGAGTAGGTTAGCTGCCATTTCAGTGGATGGAGCTGATTCTCATCAGCTGGCGTCAATTTTGCATTGTAAGCTCATGAGTGTCCCGTTCATTTATCTAGGCCTCCCTGTAGGGGGCTGCCCGCGGCGTAGCAGGATGTGGGGTCCAGTTGTTCAGAAATTTAAGGCTAAGTTGTCTGCTTGGAACATGAAATCCATATCCTTTGGGGGCAGGATTTGTTTAATTCAGAGTGTGTTGTCTGCTTTGGCACTCTTCTATCTCTCTTTTTTCCGAATGCCAGCTGGTATTGTGAACATCTGTAATAAGATCATGCGGGATTTCTTGTGGGGAGGTGGGGGTGAGGTGAGGAAGATTGCTTGGGTGAAGTGGTCTTCTATTTGCAAGCCTAAAGAAGCAGGAGGTCTTGGTATAAAAGATTTGGACCTTTTTAATAAATCTCTGTTGGGCAAGTGGAGGTGGAGATTTTTGACTGAGCCTGAGAGCCTTTGGTGTCAGGTTATTAAGGCTAAGTATGGTGGAATGTCAACTATGAAGGAATCTCTGTGGTGGAAAGATGTGAAGGCTTCGTGttgtgatgatgatggtgattgGTTTGATTTGGGAGTTCAAAAGATTGTTAGGGGAGGAAATGATACAAAATTCTGGCATGATGATTGGGTTGCTAGTGGAAAGCTCTGTGTTAAGTATCATAGATTATATAATTTGTCCAGGCTCAAATATGAAAGCGTACAAAATTGTGGTGA
This is a stretch of genomic DNA from Lotus japonicus ecotype B-129 chromosome 1, LjGifu_v1.2. It encodes these proteins:
- the LOC130721601 gene encoding BRI1 kinase inhibitor 1, whose protein sequence is MEIHQHQNHTENISSLPPTNPASPSSSPSHEFSFTISLHPSIPENSSKAPHNSLAVDLSPADDIFFHGHLLPLHLLSQFPSSPRFSTNSLDSFTLPIREDKKLRKDSSSCNTSNREEQSIIGITKEENRAKNSFSLFGLTKGRKGCQIKDKEDKENHKRKLGNEVMHAVKRYLRMVLFRGRREKIPFHGQAYSHSGNLMRRSKPEVRGRRGECSAPASMRASPTNSGLLLATTTLPPASDSTMEELQAAIQAAIAHCKNSSAKEEKLSC